In Eucalyptus grandis isolate ANBG69807.140 chromosome 4, ASM1654582v1, whole genome shotgun sequence, the following proteins share a genomic window:
- the LOC104440706 gene encoding uncharacterized protein LOC104440706 isoform X1 has translation MHAAGVWIWGNSGRAPEGVSNDAEEAFKKTVEIDRLIDLLRHANPQEVQQIVGENILAFNEGFWIRLAARTDTCKSDDDKKDYEELALSVMSIVDRLVHKTNEKIESSTDVLKGILKPVVDEKEEISWPPRDPKALKAMEEEVMQREQEGQLDEGFLSEVNAQLRQAKEDVDKPGLVAMLQKVLQLYASRVLSKRSYAKRGNEVLKAEEFLEVLIKAPEEEWNKLLLDGMTVGKGNVSPEDLYAVIKKRIERTLIRTEGGSYQQRVLTEYLKGIQSRAEEIVQVLQGRTI, from the exons ATGCACGCGGCTGGTGTTTGGATATGGGGAAATTCAGGCCGTGCTCCAGAAGGAG TCAGTAACGATGCAGAAGAAGCTTTCAAAAAGACAGTAGAAATTGACAGGTTGATAGATCTTCTGAGGCATGCAAACCCACAGGAG GTTCAGCAAATTGTTGGAGAGAACATCCTGGCCTTTAATGAGGGATTCTGGATAAGACTTGCTGCAAGAACCGATACCTGCAAGTCAGATGATGATAAA AAAGATTACGAGGAATTGGCTCTATCTGTGATGAGCATAGTGGACCGCCTTGTCCATAAAACTAAT GAAAAGATAGAATCTTCGACTGATGTTCTCAAGGGAATTTTAAAGCCTGTTGTTGATGAAAAGGAAGAGATTTCCTGGCCTCCTAGAGACCCTAAGGCTCTTAAAGCAATGGAGGAA GAAGTAATGCAAAGGGAGCAAGAAGGTCAACTAGATGAGGGATTCCTCTCTGAAGTTAATGCTCAGTTAAGACAA GCAAAAGAAGATGTAGACAAGCCCGGGCTTGTGGCTATGCTACAGAAAGTCTTGCAACTTTATGCTTCCAGAGTTCTCTCCAAGCGCAGTTATGCCAAGAGAG GAAATGAAGTGTTGAAGGCAGAGGAGTTCCTGGAGGTCCTTATAAAAG CTCCAGAGGAAGAATGGAATAAGCTATTGCTTGACGGCATGACAGTTGGTAAAGGTAATGTTTCACCGGAAGATTTATATGCAGTCATAAAGAAGCGGATAGAGCGGACTTTGATCCGAACA GAAGGAGGTTCTTACCAGCAGAGGGTCCTCACGGAGTATCTAAAAGGCATCCAATCAAGAGCAGAGGAGATCGTACAAGTATTACAAGGAAGAACTATATAG
- the LOC104440706 gene encoding uncharacterized protein LOC104440706 isoform X2: protein MGKFRPCSRRRRTLICAVSNDAEEAFKKTVEIDRLIDLLRHANPQEVQQIVGENILAFNEGFWIRLAARTDTCKSDDDKKDYEELALSVMSIVDRLVHKTNEKIESSTDVLKGILKPVVDEKEEISWPPRDPKALKAMEEEVMQREQEGQLDEGFLSEVNAQLRQAKEDVDKPGLVAMLQKVLQLYASRVLSKRSYAKRGNEVLKAEEFLEVLIKAPEEEWNKLLLDGMTVGKGNVSPEDLYAVIKKRIERTLIRTEGGSYQQRVLTEYLKGIQSRAEEIVQVLQGRTI, encoded by the exons ATGGGGAAATTCAGGCCGTGCTCCAGAAGGAG GAGAACTTTGATATGTGCAGTCAGTAACGATGCAGAAGAAGCTTTCAAAAAGACAGTAGAAATTGACAGGTTGATAGATCTTCTGAGGCATGCAAACCCACAGGAG GTTCAGCAAATTGTTGGAGAGAACATCCTGGCCTTTAATGAGGGATTCTGGATAAGACTTGCTGCAAGAACCGATACCTGCAAGTCAGATGATGATAAA AAAGATTACGAGGAATTGGCTCTATCTGTGATGAGCATAGTGGACCGCCTTGTCCATAAAACTAAT GAAAAGATAGAATCTTCGACTGATGTTCTCAAGGGAATTTTAAAGCCTGTTGTTGATGAAAAGGAAGAGATTTCCTGGCCTCCTAGAGACCCTAAGGCTCTTAAAGCAATGGAGGAA GAAGTAATGCAAAGGGAGCAAGAAGGTCAACTAGATGAGGGATTCCTCTCTGAAGTTAATGCTCAGTTAAGACAA GCAAAAGAAGATGTAGACAAGCCCGGGCTTGTGGCTATGCTACAGAAAGTCTTGCAACTTTATGCTTCCAGAGTTCTCTCCAAGCGCAGTTATGCCAAGAGAG GAAATGAAGTGTTGAAGGCAGAGGAGTTCCTGGAGGTCCTTATAAAAG CTCCAGAGGAAGAATGGAATAAGCTATTGCTTGACGGCATGACAGTTGGTAAAGGTAATGTTTCACCGGAAGATTTATATGCAGTCATAAAGAAGCGGATAGAGCGGACTTTGATCCGAACA GAAGGAGGTTCTTACCAGCAGAGGGTCCTCACGGAGTATCTAAAAGGCATCCAATCAAGAGCAGAGGAGATCGTACAAGTATTACAAGGAAGAACTATATAG
- the LOC120286424 gene encoding uncharacterized protein LOC120286424, with amino-acid sequence MTITNTPSSSSSARNLDTLPPPPSPTQTPSNPSSASATHPPAQSSAGSSLSDPSSVEDRRRRESSTRAWVAEQERRIEMEIIRTICSGRGDSLKPNSGTAITVGEHYVCVRSYDGSDPNYRTWEWHGHVMTGEDNGFVPERIYGSYLERLTEESWCDEEEDEERAEDSTFPIVIGNVNLRLKRFD; translated from the exons ATGACCATCACCAAcactccctcctcctcctcctccgcccgcAACCTGGAcaccctccctcctcctccttccccaacCCAAACCCCGAGCAACCCATCATCAGCATCAGCTACCCACCCTCCTGCACAGTCCTCTGCTGGGTCCTCCCTCTCGGACCCATCATCCGTGGAGGATCGCCGCAGGAGGGAGAGCAGCACCAGAGCCTGGGTGGCGGAGCAGGAGCGCAGGATCGAGATGGAGATCATCAGGACCATCTGCTCCGGCCGCGGCGACTCGCTCAAGCCGAATTCCGGCACGGCCATCACCGTCGGGGAGCACTACGTCTGCGTCCGCTCCTACGACGGGTCCGACCCGAACTACCGGACGTGGGAGTGGCACGGGCACGTCATGACTGGCGAGGACAATGGGTTCGTGCCCGAGCGCATCTACGGGAGTTACCTCGAGAGGTTGACCGAGGAAAGTTGGTGCGAcgaggaggaagacgaagagAGAGCTGAGGATTCTACCTTTCCCATTGTCATTGGGAACGTGAACTTGAG GTTGAAGAGGTTCGACTGA